A stretch of the Candidatus Omnitrophota bacterium genome encodes the following:
- a CDS encoding isocitrate/isopropylmalate family dehydrogenase, giving the protein MRNDAVEKAKEKFAAIVREQMERVERMKNPGQRLDYSTLSPIIIGICPGDGIGLEISKHARAILAHVLRDEARDKKISFREIHDLTIENRAKHNKAIPDNVLDELKNCHVILKGPTTTPQAGGKWPNIESANVAIRRQLDLFANVRPVRIPKEKIDWIFFRENTEGAYVLGSRGFDITDDISMDFSVATRQGSERIIRMAFEYAHKNNIGRVTVVTKSNVIKTTDGRFSRTAGEIAKEYPKIKLDEWYVDIMSAKLIDPERRSDFRVIVLPNLYGDILTDEAAQLQGGVGTAGSANIGTRWSMFEAIHGSAPRMVEEGRQKYADPSSMIRACAMLLRHIGYPAPAERIDMALDVCGNDKKMLVTGRSTGITGERFTENVLNFVDNPGLKDIWQKIVLT; this is encoded by the coding sequence ATGCGTAATGATGCTGTTGAAAAAGCTAAAGAAAAATTTGCCGCTATCGTTAGAGAGCAGATGGAACGCGTAGAAAGGATGAAGAATCCCGGGCAAAGGCTTGATTATTCAACGTTGTCGCCGATTATCATCGGCATATGCCCCGGTGACGGCATAGGCCTTGAGATATCAAAACACGCGCGGGCGATTCTGGCGCATGTATTACGCGATGAGGCCCGCGATAAAAAAATCTCTTTTAGAGAAATACATGATCTTACTATAGAGAACAGGGCAAAGCATAATAAGGCTATACCTGATAATGTTCTTGACGAACTCAAGAATTGCCACGTAATACTGAAAGGCCCTACCACAACGCCTCAAGCCGGAGGCAAATGGCCTAATATAGAAAGCGCTAATGTCGCTATCAGAAGACAGCTTGATCTGTTTGCCAATGTGCGTCCGGTCAGGATACCTAAGGAAAAAATAGACTGGATTTTTTTCCGCGAAAATACGGAAGGCGCTTATGTGCTCGGTTCCAGGGGTTTTGATATTACTGATGATATAAGTATGGATTTTAGCGTGGCGACACGCCAGGGTTCGGAAAGGATTATCAGGATGGCTTTTGAATATGCCCATAAGAATAATATAGGCCGTGTTACAGTGGTAACAAAGTCAAACGTGATCAAGACAACGGACGGCCGCTTTTCCAGGACAGCGGGCGAGATAGCAAAAGAATATCCCAAGATCAAATTGGATGAGTGGTATGTGGATATTATGTCCGCCAAGCTTATAGACCCGGAAAGAAGAAGTGATTTCAGGGTAATAGTCCTGCCTAACCTTTACGGGGACATACTAACTGATGAAGCGGCCCAGCTGCAAGGCGGGGTCGGAACAGCCGGCAGCGCCAATATCGGGACGCGCTGGTCAATGTTTGAAGCAATACACGGCAGCGCGCCGAGGATGGTTGAAGAAGGCAGGCAGAAATATGCCGACCCCAGCTCCATGATCCGCGCTTGTGCCATGCTTTTAAGGCATATCGGTTATCCAGCGCCTGCTGAAAGAATAGACATGGCCCTTGACGTCTGCGGTAATGATAAAAAAATGCTTGTAACGGGAAGGAGCACCGGTATTACCGGTGAGCGGTTTACGGAAAACGTTCTTAACTTTGTTGATAATCCGGGCCTTAAGGATATTTGGCAAAAAATAGTATTGACATAA